A genome region from Paralichthys olivaceus isolate ysfri-2021 chromosome 6, ASM2471397v2, whole genome shotgun sequence includes the following:
- the LOC109630745 gene encoding uncharacterized protein isoform X1: MPGKCKFQDSWLAKQIYQDWLVKDAQDIHFARCRACCKSIKLQTMGEAALTSHAGGAGHKAAVRKLVEAGNVMMINAAGQMNGSISRAEDTKEHVAICLQRDTLDRATGSDWSHLRHGPTNNSTSHNAELQDVTFPSAYFTAAGTSRLISQRLQSSGSETEEAGQRDSTELSRLEHHQRAEALEQQQQMKILEWENRMKVLAWEQELVREKRRAARQKEKAFRMKKAYYKAKLKRMGEDVPPSSCSSSDEEEKRSDPTG, from the exons ATGCCTGGGAAATGTAAGTTCCAGGACTCGTGGCTCGCTAAGCAGATCTACCAGGACTGGCTGGTGAAGGACGCGCAGGACATCCACTTCGCTCGGTGCAGAGCCTGCTGCAAATCCATCAAGCTGCAGACCATGGGCGAGGCTGCGCTCACCAGCCACGCAGGAGGAGCTGGTCACAAAGCTGCGGTGCGCAAACTCGTGGAAG CAGgaaatgtgatgatgataaacGCTGCAGGGCAGATGAACGGCAGCATCAGTCGG GCTGAGGACACCAAGGAGCACGTGGCCATCTGCCTCCAGCGGGACACTTTGGACAGAGCGACAGGCAGCGACTGGTCACATCTGCGCCACGGCCCCACAAACAACTCCACCTCCCAcaatgcagagctgcaggatgtgACATTCCCCTCCGCCTacttcacagcagcag GCACCTCCAGGCTCATCAGCCAGCGTCTCCAGTCGTCAGGCAGCGAGACGGAGGAGGCCGGCCAGCGCGACTCCACGGAGCTGTCGAGGCTGGAGCACCATCAGAGAGCGGAggctctggagcagcagcagcagatgaagatCCTGGAGTGGGAGAACAGGATGAAGGTGCTGGCATGGGAGCAGGAGCTggtgagggagaagaggagagcgGCGCGCCAGAAGGAGAAAGCGTTCAGGATGAAGAAGGCATATTACAAAGCCAAGTTAAAAAGAATGGGAGAGGACGTGCCGCCatcttcctgcagcagcagcgatgaagaggaaaaaagatcTGATCCGACAGGATGA
- the wdr6 gene encoding tRNA (34-2'-O)-methyltransferase regulator WDR6: protein MLPVCCDVDASVEESDHQEMEAAALVAPVTAVQFIHDLFLLTGEGPVVTVYSLKPRPKASASLSVLQHYRIHGVTPRHQDAVTAQKKHGLSSTTQPNFCDLAVFGGKAVRLVRLHMGLQDGDHLHLEILGPLMELQDWALDVRWLSADKHSLLCVALAHNSALLLDVNMGTALVHCSCLEGCLLYSALLLVHESWADVVLVGGTVFNQLVLWKPGGGDGGGDSYSKCKAPVERRLLGHSGVIFDISYLQERGWLASASDDRSVRVWGVGVLGGPGGKCGDLNPSCLRVLYGHQARVFSVCLSPGKVFSAGEDGACLVWDWAGGGKVARTLKGHRAGGVRSLAVSEGTEDERWVATGGADGGVRLWRLKEAEEKTEEAVTEKLTDLKLPHSMPKVVCVAGEEEENESWSQSKIVVCTDQGTIYQYSNGTWEDLWQGTPDFHSYCAMETVCVNVKDSTAKVSLCAVGNLSGSIQVFPISHPHAGILLSGGSGKIHSLIWKEGGAGMCLLASGVEGLVYRWCIEVKLKEDQSLALNANPLLPFLLPPCAKRWLLAAVCLRSRSQGALWVCGDRRGSLLLYQEGGKVVPKKGDDAQADEGEENKSDGVGKSSIMEQRENSEVHKLQLQPLSCLFGVHGKQGVTSVCEYGGLLYSTGRDGCVRVFRVLQTPPAKPEENSKNNAEKTAENNKQLQLEVLRVQRACKGMEWLERVLILQPDIPEEEAAREECGIHSKMKGEDAQAGNEAREARFVIAGFHAVHFVVWDPVRQERLFVVPCGGGHRSWVLWPSHKRVWPGYGALVFIKHGAVLASHPPGEEASLAGRTGRTGGWGLREGIHGRGVGCVCRLGMIEGTGCDIQTTASMTETKRKEVEQEHWEVLVTGGEDTSLTVLAVHPNSGNIKVLSVITDHISSVRTVTAIKHAGGESVHQSQSLSALLFSAGGRAQMQCYRLLIGWDQQRLIPSCQVIQVASHRLDEQWERRRNRHKTVKMDPETRYMSIVVVDERTDCVLLALACSDGAVRLFSVSEVKRRIDLLWETFHHQRCVLSVATCSLEDRRGNRYKLLFSSATDGKIAVWDLTDASSSNDTSSKAPTPPIPCLNIPAHQSGINSLAVCAEELGQEEVGCLVTVASGGDDGQLTVSTIRVQYPEDGQTGGSRGFSEISQTQFQPLNQLQLHLHGHSHIPLAHAAPITAVKLLTPGLVVSTSSDQRVCLWRVCSTGISHRETLCSHVADAAGLSVWEGQMMDREEGDENTIFESEEISVCGEVIEAGLQTEEKSTEAGGRFCKETEDEAEAGEPVEAVRMTGDPDCESSDERGGETGNQTHTDSVVKRESEVTDCCESRKKRGKTGWVLVCGQGLQLLRVTDTRTEGRIKREKNRKMNHTVKVTLQDKSK, encoded by the exons ATGTTGCCTGTTTGCTGTGATGTTGATGCTTCAGTAGAAGAGAGTGATCATCAGGAGATGGAGGCAGCAGCTCTGGTTGCTCCAGTCACAGCTGTGCAGTTCATTCACGATCTATTTCTCCTCACAG gtgAGGGTCCAGTCGTCACGGTGTACAGTCTCAAGCCTCGTCCTAAAGCGTCTGCTTCACTGAGTGTGCTCCAACACTACAGAATCCATGGAGTCACACCAAGACATCAAGACGCTGTCACAGCTCAGAAGAAACATG GACTGAGCTCCACCACACAGCCTAACTTCTGCGACCTAGCAGTGTTTGGGGGCAAGGCTGTGAGGCTGGTGAGGCTCCATATGGGTCTCCAGGATGGGGACCATCTGCACTTGGAGATCTTGGGTCCCCTCATGGAGTTACAGGACTGGGCCCTGGATGTTCGCTGGCTCtctgcagacaaacactcaCTTCTCTGTGTGGCTTTAGCTCACAATAGTGCTCTTCTCCTGGATGTCAACATGGGGACTGCCCTGGTTCATTGCTCCTGTCTGGAGGGATGTCTGCTGTACTCTGCCCTCCTGCTTGTCCATGAATCTTGGGCAGATGTGGTTTTAGTAGGAGGGACTGTTTTCAACCAGCTGGTTCTCTGGAAGCctggtggaggagatggaggaggagacagttATTCTAAATGCAAAGCTCCAGTGGAGAGACGTCTGCTGGGGCACAGTGGGGTCATCTTCGACATCTCATACCTCCAGGAGAGGGGGTGGCTGGCTTCAGCCTCCGATGATCGCAGTGTAAGGGTGTGGGGTGTAGGTGTTTTAGGGGGCCCTGGGGGTAAATGTGGGGACCTGAATCCATCTTGTTTACGAGTCCTATATGGACACCAGGCTAGggtgttctctgtgtgtctctccccCGGGAAGGTGTTCAGTGCTGGAGAAGACGGGGCCTGTTTAGTCTGGGACTGGGCTGGAGGTGGGAAGGTGGCTCGGACATTGAAGGGACACCGAGCAGGGGGCGTGCGTTCACTGGCAGTCAGTGAGGGGACAGAAGATGAGAGATGGGTGGCTACAGGGGGggcagatggaggggtgaggTTGTGGAGGTTGAAGGAGGCTGAGGAGAAGACGGAGGAAGCAGTGACAGAGAAACTAACGGACCTGAAACTCCCCCACAGTATGCCTAAAGTGGTTTGTGTagcaggagaagaggaagaaaatgaaagttGGAGCCAGAGTAAGATCGTGGTTTGCACTGACCAAGGAACTATTTATCAATACAGCAATGGGACGTGGGAGGACTTATGGCAAGGGACTCCTGACTTTCATTCTTACTGTGCGATGGAAACAGTCTGCGTCAATGTGAAAGACTCCACAGCCAAAGTTAGTTTGTGTGCTGTAGGAAACCTCAGTGGGTCCATTCAGGTCTTCCCCATTTCTCATCCTCACGCTGGAATCCTCCTCTCAGGTGGTTCAGGGAAGATCCACAGTCTCATTTGGAAAGAGGGAGGCGCAGGCATGTGTTTGCTGGCATCGGGTGTCGAAGGACTCGTCTATCGCTGGTGTATAGAGGTAAAATTAAAAGAAGACCAATCCTTAGCCCTCAATGCCaatcctcttcttcctttccttcttcCCCCTTGCGCCAAACGGTGGCTGTTGGCAGCAGTGTGCCTCCGCTCCAGGTCACAGGGGGCGCTCTGGGTTTGCGGGGACAGGAGAGGGTCCCTGCTTTTATACCAAGAAGGAGGAAAAGTAGTGCCAAAGAAAGGAGATGATGCACAGGCCgatgaaggagaggaaaacaaaagtgatgGAGTTGGAAAAAGCAGTATcatggagcagagagagaatagTGAAGTGCACAAACTACAGCTGCAACCTTTAAGCTGCCTGTTCGGGGTGCACGGAAAACAGGGTGTAACATCGGTGTGTGAATACGGAGGACTCCTCTACAGCACTGGCAGGGATGGCTGTGTGAGAGTTTTCAGAGTTCTACAAACACCACCAGCAAAACCGGaagaaaacagtaaaaataacGCTGAAAAGACTGCAGAGAACAACAAGCAGCTTCAGCTGGAGGTGCTGCGAGTTCAGCGGGCCTGTAAAGGTATGGAGTGGCTGGAGAGAGTTCTGATTCTCCAACCTGATATTCCAGAGGAAGAGGCGGCCAGAGAAGAATGTGGGATTCATTCTAAGATGAAAGGAGAAGATGCACAGGCAGGAAATGAGGCAAGAGAAGCCAGGTTTGTCATCGCTGGCTTCCACGCTGTCCACTTTGTGGTCTGGGACCCGGTGAGGCAGGAGAGGCTGTTTGTGGTGCCTTGTGGTGGGGGGCATCGCTCTTGGGTTCTCTGGCCTTCACACAAAAGAGTTTGGCCTGGATATGGAGCTTTGGTCTTCATCAAGCACGGGGCTGTCCTGGCTTCACATCCTCCCGGAGAGGAAGCAAGCTTGGCCGGTAGGACAGGAAGGACTGGAGGATGGGGCCTGAGAGAGGGCATCCACGGGAGGGGGGTCGGGTGTGTATGCAGGCTGGGGATGATAGAGGGAACAGGCTGTGACATTCAAACAACTGCAAGTATGACGGAAACTAAAAGAAAGGAGGTGGAGCAAGAGCATtgggaggtgttggtcacaggGGGAGAGGACACCAGCTTAACCGTCCTCGCGGTACATCCCAACTCCGGCAACATCAAAGTTCTCTCAGTAATTACAGACCACATCTCGAGTGTAAGGACAGTGACAGCAATAAAGCATGCAGGGGGAGAGAGTGTTCACCagtcacagtctctctctgccttgctCTTCTCAGCCGGCGGCCGGGCTCAAATGCAGTGTTACCGGCTGTTGATTGGCTGGGACCAGCAGAGATTGATTCCTTCCTGTCAGGTGATCCAGGTGGCCAGTCACCGGCTGGATGAacagtgggagaggaggaggaaccgACATAAGACGGTGAAAATGGATCCAGAAACAAG gtacATGTCCATAGTGGTGGTGGATGAGAGGACAGACTGTGTTCTTCTGGCTCTGGCCTGTAGTGACGGAGCTGTCAG ACTGTTCTCTGTCAGTGAAGTTAAACGTCGGATTGATTTGTTGTGGGAGACGTTTCACCACCAGCGCTGTGTGCTCAGTGTCGCCACCTGCAGCCTGGAGGACAGAAGAGGCAACAG GTATAAGCTGCTGTTCAGTTCTGCGACAGATGGCAAAATTGCAGTTTGGGATTTGACTGACGCTTCCTCCTCAAACGATACTTCGAGCAAAGCTCCGACTCCACCGATCCCCTGCCTCAACATTCCTGCCCACCAGAGCGGCATCAACTCATTGGCTGTTTGTGCAGAGGAACTGGGACAAGAAGAAGTCGGTTGCCTGGTAACTGTTGCTAGCGGAGGGGATGATGGGCAGCTGACAGTGTCCACGATTAGGGTGCAGTACCCAGAAGACGGGCAGACTGGGGGCAGTAGAGGGTTTTCTGAGATTTCACAAACCCAGTTCCAACCTCTGAATCAGCTCCAGCTTCATCTCCACGGTCACTCCCACATCCCACTGGCCCACGCTGCGCCTATTACCGCCGTAAAGCTCCTGACCCCAGGCCTGGTGGTCTCTACTTCTTCAGATCAGAGGGTTTGCCTGTGGAGGGTCTGCAGTACCGGTATCAGCCACAGAGAGACGCTATGCTCCCATGTTGCTGATGCCGCAGGACTTTCTGTGTGGGAGGGGCAGATgatggacagagaggaaggagatgaaaacacaatatttgaGTCTGAGGAGATTTCAGTTTGTGGAGAAGTGATTGAGGCAGGATtacaaacagaggagaagagcacAGAGGCGGGTGGGAGGTTCTGTAAGGAAACAGAAGATGAGGCTGAGGCAGGAGAACCTGTTGAAGCAGTGAGAATGACAGGTGACCCAGATTGCGAGAGCAGTGATGAGAGAGGAGGCGagacaggaaatcaaacacacactgacagcgtggttaagagagagagtgaggtgacAGATTGTTGTGAGAGcaggaaaaagagagggaagacGGGATGGGTGCTGGTCTGTGGTCAGGGCCTCCAGCTGCTCCGAGTCACAGACACACGGACAGAGGgaagaataaaaagagagaaaaacagaaaaatgaatcaCACGGTCAAAGTGACTTTACAAGACAAGTCAAAGTAA
- the LOC109630743 gene encoding solute carrier family 26 member 6-like produces MAERWMPYSIHRKILDEEAVDDMAGKTESKTQTLFEKVKKSMRCSAPCLKSFLLRSIPLLSWLPRYPIREYAIGDLISGITVGIMQLPFGMAFSLLASVPPIFGLYSGFYPVLIYFIFGTSKHISVGAYAVVGVMIGAVADRLIPDSDFMIWDNVTNSSIVHTTSRDAARIRVAAAVTFFSGVFQILLSLVRFGYLVTYLSEPLVRGYTTGTAFHIIVSQLKYTFGINHVRHSGSFSLIYTVLECCYLIPQTNIGTLVVSAVTIVCLILAKELNAYLSKKLPVPIPVELLAVIIGTVISWQVNLEEKYGVDVVGLIPSGLQPPVFPDISLFAQVKGDAFAVSVVGYGMVISLGQIFALKYGYKVDSNQELIALGLSNCFGGIFHSLSVSCSIPRTAVQESTGGKTQVAGALSAIVVLITMLWIGALFKDLPKAVLAAITYVTLQSTLKQFLDIPVLWRKNKLDAVIWMATFIFTLLLNPDMGLAAAIGFSMLTVIFRTQLPKYSLLGQVPGTDIYRPLEEYNQVRPVPGILIFRSSATLYFANAEMYQDALGKKSDIDIAKILSAKKKLEVKKKRIEKDNAKRAKKNGTNMEPEQMDIAVNKMAEREPTYPRAIVLDLSPVNFLDTVGIKALQNIQRDYGEIGIEVVLAGCQTGVVDNLQSGGFFSDKMTKSSLFSTIHDAILYCQSARMKDEETVVTVF; encoded by the exons ATGGCAGAAAGATGGATGCCTTACAGCATCCACAGGAAGATCCTGGATGAAGAGGCTGTCGATGATATGGCAGGAAAAACTGAATCAAAAACACAGACTCTGTTTGAGAAAGTCAAAAAGTCAATGAG GTGTTCTGCTCCCTGCCTGAAGAGCTTCCTGCTGCGTAGCATTCCTCTCTTATCATGGCTGCCTCGTTACCCCATCAGAGAATACGCCATTGGTGACCTGATCTCTGGAATCACTGTGGGGATCATGCAGCTACCGTTTG GTATGGCCTTTTCCTTGCTGGCATCTGTTCCTCCAATCTTTGGCCTTTACTCCGGCTTCTACCCCGTCCTTATTTACTTCATCTTTGGCACATCCAAGCACATCTCAGTAG GAGCATATGCAGTGGTGGGTGTGATGATAGGAGCAGTGGCAGATCGACTTATCCCAGACTCAGACTTCATGATATGGGACAATGTGACCAACTCCAGCATAGTTCACACCACGTCTCGGGATGCAGCGAGGATTCGAGTGGCTGCAGCTGTCACCTTCTTCTCTGGAGTATTTCAG ATTCTGCTCAGTCTGGTCCGGTTTGGTTACCTGGTGACGTACCTGTCTGAGCCTCTGGTCCGAGGTTACACCACTGGAACAGCTTTTCACATTATTGTTTCCCAGCTCAAATACACCTTTGGCATCAACCACGTGAGACACAGTGGATCATTCTCACTGATATAT ACGGTACTAGAGTGTTGTTATCTCAttccacaaacaaacattggTACTTTGGTGGTTAGTGCTGTCACCATAGTCTGCCTTATTCTCGCTAAGGAGCTCAATgcatacttgagtaaaaaactACCTGTTCCTATAcctgtggagctgctggct GTGATTATTGGTACAGTCATCTCCTGGCAAGTGAACTTGGAGGAGAAATATGGAGTGGATGTGGTGGGACTCATTCCCTCAGG TCTCCAGCCACCGGTTTTCCCAGACATCTCTTTGTTTGCTCAGGTGAAAGGGGATGCCTTTGCTGTGTCTGTGGTTGGCTATGGCATGGTCATCTCACTAGGACAAATTTTTGCCCTGAAATATGGATACAAGGTGGACAGCAACCAG GAACTAATCGCCCTGGGTCTGAGTAACTGTTTTGGAGGAATTTTTCACAGTTTGTCCGTCAGCTGCTCCATTCCTCGAACTGCGGTTCAGGAGAGCACAGGAGGGAAAACTCAG GTTGCTGGAGCTCTATCAGCAATAGTTGTCCTTATTACCATGCTTTGGATTGGGGCTCTCTTTAAAGATCTGCCCAAG GCAGTGCTGGCTGCCATCACCTATGTCACCCTCCAAAGCACGTTAAAGCAATTCCTGGACATCCCTGtactgtggagaaaaaacaaattagaTGCA GTAATCTGGATGGCcaccttcatcttcaccttGCTGCTGAACCCGGACATGGGACTAGCTGCTGCCATCGGCTTCTCCATGCTCACTGTCATCTTCAGGACACAGCT ACCTAAATATTCTCTGCTGGGGCAGGTCCCTGGCACTGACATTTACAGGCCACTGGAGGAATACAATCAG GTGAGGCCGGTGCCAGGGATTTTGATCTTCCGTTCCTCTGCTACACTATACTTTGCTAATGCTGAGATGTATCAAGATGCCCTGGGAAAGAag TCTGACATTGATATTGCCAAGATCCTGTCAGCAAAGAAGAAACTGGAGGTCAAAAAGAAGAGGATCGAGAAGGACAATGCCAAGAGAGCCAAGAAGAATGGAACAAATATG GAGCCAGAGCAGATGGACATTGCTGTTAATAAAATGGCTGAGCGTGAGCCCACATACCCACGAGCCATCGTTCTTGACCTCAGCCCTGTGAACTTCCTGGATACTGTGGGAATCAAGGCGCTACAAAAT ATCCAAAGAGACTATGGAGAAATTGGTATCGAGGTGGTTCTTGCTGGCTGCCAAA CTGGTGTGGTGGACAACCTGCAGTCTGGAGGTTTCTTCAGTGACAAAATGACCAAGTCCTCTCTGTTCTCCACCATCCATGATGCCATTTTGTACTGTCAGTCTGCCAGAATGAAAGATGAG GAGACCGTCGTGACAGTGTTCTGA
- the LOC109630745 gene encoding uncharacterized protein isoform X2: MPGKCKFQDSWLAKQIYQDWLVKDAQDIHFARCRACCKSIKLQTMGEAALTSHAGGAGHKAAVRKLVEGNVMMINAAGQMNGSISRAEDTKEHVAICLQRDTLDRATGSDWSHLRHGPTNNSTSHNAELQDVTFPSAYFTAAGTSRLISQRLQSSGSETEEAGQRDSTELSRLEHHQRAEALEQQQQMKILEWENRMKVLAWEQELVREKRRAARQKEKAFRMKKAYYKAKLKRMGEDVPPSSCSSSDEEEKRSDPTG; the protein is encoded by the exons ATGCCTGGGAAATGTAAGTTCCAGGACTCGTGGCTCGCTAAGCAGATCTACCAGGACTGGCTGGTGAAGGACGCGCAGGACATCCACTTCGCTCGGTGCAGAGCCTGCTGCAAATCCATCAAGCTGCAGACCATGGGCGAGGCTGCGCTCACCAGCCACGCAGGAGGAGCTGGTCACAAAGCTGCGGTGCGCAAACTCGTGGAAG gaaatgtgatgatgataaacGCTGCAGGGCAGATGAACGGCAGCATCAGTCGG GCTGAGGACACCAAGGAGCACGTGGCCATCTGCCTCCAGCGGGACACTTTGGACAGAGCGACAGGCAGCGACTGGTCACATCTGCGCCACGGCCCCACAAACAACTCCACCTCCCAcaatgcagagctgcaggatgtgACATTCCCCTCCGCCTacttcacagcagcag GCACCTCCAGGCTCATCAGCCAGCGTCTCCAGTCGTCAGGCAGCGAGACGGAGGAGGCCGGCCAGCGCGACTCCACGGAGCTGTCGAGGCTGGAGCACCATCAGAGAGCGGAggctctggagcagcagcagcagatgaagatCCTGGAGTGGGAGAACAGGATGAAGGTGCTGGCATGGGAGCAGGAGCTggtgagggagaagaggagagcgGCGCGCCAGAAGGAGAAAGCGTTCAGGATGAAGAAGGCATATTACAAAGCCAAGTTAAAAAGAATGGGAGAGGACGTGCCGCCatcttcctgcagcagcagcgatgaagaggaaaaaagatcTGATCCGACAGGATGA